From Saccharothrix espanaensis DSM 44229, the proteins below share one genomic window:
- a CDS encoding DUF2207 domain-containing protein, with amino-acid sequence MLKNWGAAVICAAALCTVTGTATAQPGSQVGLPGTVGADVRLKLERDGKLSVTEVVTVPEGRTAKRVVPLRIAVSDTRDRVFEVEGAAVNGKGAATTTADDLTIALEAGTSTVTYSVVGAVAQIGDSLELRWQPASGWDTALDSVKVSVITPDAPKSVNCLAGTPGTAKPCTTAELGDGRGVRATEIGLPAGERIDVAVGLQDGAAPPNARIEETSGLAAAFALTPLSAAVLGGLALLLLGGVLLLWYLRGRDSRALAGEVGPVNVLVSDPSGHMAFASPDGVLPGQVGTVVDEHVDVVDVTATIVDLAVRNYLWIEEVDGIDWRFVRRNPADTSLSGYERAVYAAILPDGVDVVLLSELRSRRIDLAKVRDELYADVVAKNWFVRRPDAERSLWWWVGIALTVLGVGVTVLLVLITGPALFGLVVAVAGIALALGARSMPARTKRGSVLLEHVRGLRGYLVSATPNDIPEADREMVFSRSLPYAVVLGETERWLGAFAGTRSGLYWFGEAEQAGDLRRFAQRFPAFLGAVDGVLAQAGHLRSLRG; translated from the coding sequence GTGTTGAAAAACTGGGGAGCGGCGGTCATCTGCGCCGCCGCGCTGTGCACGGTCACCGGCACGGCGACGGCGCAGCCGGGCAGCCAGGTGGGGCTGCCCGGCACGGTCGGCGCCGACGTGCGCCTCAAGTTGGAGCGCGACGGCAAGCTGTCCGTGACGGAGGTCGTCACCGTCCCCGAAGGCAGGACCGCCAAACGGGTGGTCCCACTGCGGATCGCGGTCAGCGACACGCGTGACCGGGTGTTCGAGGTCGAAGGCGCGGCCGTCAACGGCAAGGGCGCCGCGACGACGACTGCTGACGACCTCACCATCGCGTTGGAGGCGGGCACTTCCACCGTCACGTACTCCGTGGTGGGCGCGGTCGCCCAGATCGGCGACTCCCTGGAGCTGCGGTGGCAGCCGGCGAGCGGCTGGGACACCGCGCTGGACTCGGTGAAGGTCTCGGTCATCACGCCGGATGCCCCCAAGTCGGTGAACTGCCTGGCCGGCACGCCCGGTACGGCCAAGCCGTGCACGACCGCCGAACTCGGCGACGGACGTGGCGTGCGGGCCACCGAAATCGGCCTTCCCGCAGGTGAGCGTATCGACGTGGCGGTCGGGCTGCAGGACGGCGCGGCGCCACCGAACGCCCGGATCGAGGAGACGTCGGGGCTCGCCGCGGCCTTCGCGCTGACCCCGTTGAGCGCCGCCGTGCTGGGCGGCCTGGCGCTGCTGCTGCTCGGCGGCGTGCTGCTGCTGTGGTACCTGCGCGGCCGGGACTCGCGGGCGTTGGCGGGCGAGGTCGGACCGGTGAACGTGCTGGTGTCCGACCCGTCCGGGCACATGGCCTTCGCCTCCCCGGACGGCGTGCTGCCGGGCCAGGTCGGGACCGTGGTGGACGAGCACGTCGACGTCGTGGACGTGACGGCGACGATCGTCGACCTCGCCGTGCGCAACTACCTGTGGATCGAGGAGGTCGACGGGATCGACTGGCGGTTCGTGCGCCGCAATCCCGCCGACACGTCGCTGTCCGGGTACGAGCGCGCCGTGTACGCCGCGATCCTCCCGGACGGTGTGGACGTCGTGCTGCTGTCGGAGTTGCGCAGCCGTCGGATCGACCTCGCGAAGGTGCGCGACGAGCTGTACGCCGACGTCGTCGCCAAGAACTGGTTCGTACGGCGGCCGGACGCCGAGCGCAGCCTGTGGTGGTGGGTCGGGATCGCGCTGACCGTCCTGGGCGTCGGTGTCACCGTGCTGCTCGTGTTGATCACCGGACCCGCATTGTTCGGGTTGGTGGTGGCGGTCGCCGGCATCGCTTTGGCGTTGGGCGCGCGGTCGATGCCCGCGCGTACCAAGCGGGGCAGTGTGCTGTTGGAGCACGTGCGCGGCTTGCGCGGATATCTGGTCTCTGCGACGCCCAATGACATCCCCGAGGCGGATCGGGAGATGGTGTTCTCGCGGTCGTTGCCTTACGCGGTCGTGTTGGGCGAGACGGAGCGGTGGCTCGGCGCTTTCGCCGGCACCCGGTCCGGGCTGTACTGGTTCGGCGAGGCCGAGCAGGCCGGTGACCTGCGGCGATTCGCCCAGCGGTTCCCGGCTTTCCTGGGCGCGGTGGACGGGGTGCTGGCCCAGGCCGGGCACCTGAGGTCGCTCCGCGGCTGA
- a CDS encoding M16 family metallopeptidase, with the protein MALPELHRFTLPNGLRVVLAPDPSAPVVGVSVHYDVGFRSEPEGRTGFAHLFEHLMFQGSESLEKLAHFRHVQSSGGTFNGSTHPDYTDYYQVLPSAALERALFLEADRMRAPKLTEENLRNQIDVVKEEIRLNVLNRPYGGFPWILLPPVLFQTFPNAHNGYGDFTDLENATVDDCAAFFDTYYAPGNAVLTVAGDFRPEIAKELVEKHFGDVPARPVPERPSFAEAPPKGELRAEHSDKHAPMPAIALGYRIPDPVNDVEGYLSYLVLAGVLTDGDGSRLQQRLVHQDAIVVDVGAGCGLFGPLEARDPDTFNVTAIHPPDITSDQVVAAVDEELLKLAEEGPTEQELAKVTARWVSTMHREHDRLTSRTLGLGSAELLFGRAELLYELPDKLAAITTDEVAAAAKALRPDSRAVLILNPAVAEAGTAADNGGTE; encoded by the coding sequence ATGGCGCTACCCGAACTGCACAGGTTCACGCTTCCCAACGGCCTGCGGGTGGTGCTCGCCCCAGACCCGAGCGCCCCGGTCGTCGGGGTGAGCGTGCATTACGACGTGGGATTCCGCTCGGAGCCGGAAGGCCGGACAGGGTTCGCGCACCTGTTCGAGCACCTGATGTTCCAGGGCAGTGAGAGCTTGGAGAAGCTCGCTCACTTCCGTCACGTGCAGTCCTCGGGCGGCACGTTCAACGGGTCGACCCACCCCGACTACACCGACTACTACCAGGTGCTGCCGTCCGCCGCTTTGGAGCGGGCGTTGTTCCTGGAGGCGGACCGCATGCGTGCGCCGAAGCTCACCGAAGAGAACCTGCGGAATCAAATCGACGTGGTGAAGGAGGAAATCCGACTCAACGTGCTCAACCGGCCGTACGGCGGGTTCCCCTGGATCCTGCTGCCGCCGGTCCTGTTCCAGACCTTCCCGAACGCCCACAACGGCTACGGAGACTTCACCGACCTGGAGAACGCGACGGTCGACGACTGCGCCGCGTTCTTCGACACCTACTACGCGCCGGGCAACGCGGTGTTGACCGTCGCGGGCGATTTCCGACCCGAGATCGCCAAGGAGTTGGTGGAGAAGCACTTCGGGGACGTGCCCGCGCGTCCCGTGCCGGAGCGGCCGTCGTTCGCGGAAGCGCCGCCGAAGGGTGAGCTGCGCGCCGAGCACTCGGACAAGCACGCACCGATGCCCGCCATCGCGTTGGGGTACCGCATCCCCGACCCGGTGAACGACGTCGAGGGCTACCTGTCCTACCTGGTGCTCGCGGGCGTGCTCACCGACGGCGACGGGTCCCGGCTCCAGCAGCGGCTGGTCCACCAGGACGCGATCGTGGTCGACGTCGGTGCCGGGTGCGGGCTCTTCGGTCCGCTGGAGGCGCGCGACCCGGACACGTTCAACGTCACCGCGATCCACCCGCCGGACATCACGTCCGACCAGGTCGTCGCGGCGGTGGACGAGGAGCTGCTGAAGCTGGCCGAGGAAGGGCCGACGGAGCAGGAGCTGGCGAAGGTCACCGCCCGCTGGGTGTCGACCATGCACCGCGAGCACGACCGGCTGACCAGCCGCACGCTCGGCCTGGGCTCGGCGGAGCTGCTGTTCGGCCGCGCCGAACTGCTCTACGAGCTGCCGGACAAGCTGGCCGCGATCACCACCGACGAGGTCGCCGCGGCGGCCAAGGCGTTGCGGCCGGACTCGCGGGCCGTGCTGATCCTCAACCCCGCCGTCGCCGAGGCCGGCACGGCTGCTGACAACGGAGGTACCGAGTGA
- a CDS encoding M16 family metallopeptidase — protein sequence MSAPTTHRSAEEIGRTEQGPRPLPELGDQRAAADLSSVDTVLANGLRVIAVRRSSVPLVEVRLRIPFGDPASSSVGSTHAARAEVLANTVLTGTATRSRVAVDTELALVGGELDAVVDPERLAFSGNALVSGLDTVLDVLRDALTGATYPVEEVERERARLVERIRLARSQPNVIAREALQRHLYGDHPFAKEMPEAEEVAEVGRDDVLALHAAAVLPRGSVLVVVGDIEPDAAVRAVEGALGGWTGEGTAVSLSPLPEVRGGDVLLVHRAGAVQSQIRLAGRGLVRTDPRYPALQVANLVFGGFFSSRLVENIREDKGYTYSARSHPEFTPEGAAILVDADTASEVTAAALLETRYELGRLGLVPPSESEVDTARRYAIGSLLTATSSQGGLASFLVNLAALGLDIEWFAGHPARLAAVTVEQVAAAALEFFAPSAFTGVLVGDAELLAPQLRSLGGVSLP from the coding sequence GTGAGCGCCCCGACGACGCACCGCAGCGCCGAGGAGATCGGTCGCACGGAGCAGGGGCCGCGTCCGCTCCCGGAGCTGGGCGACCAGCGGGCCGCCGCGGACCTGTCCTCGGTGGACACCGTGCTGGCCAACGGGCTGCGGGTGATCGCGGTGCGCCGGTCGTCGGTGCCGCTGGTGGAGGTGCGGCTGCGGATCCCGTTCGGGGACCCGGCGTCCTCCAGCGTGGGCTCGACGCACGCGGCGCGGGCCGAGGTGCTGGCCAACACCGTGCTCACCGGCACCGCGACGCGCAGCCGGGTGGCCGTGGACACCGAGCTGGCGCTGGTCGGCGGCGAGCTGGACGCGGTGGTCGACCCGGAGCGCCTGGCGTTCTCCGGCAACGCCCTGGTGTCCGGGCTGGACACCGTGCTGGACGTGCTGCGGGACGCGCTGACCGGTGCGACCTACCCGGTCGAGGAGGTCGAGCGGGAGCGGGCGCGGCTGGTCGAGCGGATCCGGCTGGCGCGGTCGCAGCCGAACGTGATCGCGCGGGAGGCGTTGCAGCGCCACCTGTACGGCGACCACCCGTTCGCCAAGGAGATGCCGGAGGCCGAGGAGGTCGCCGAGGTCGGCCGGGACGACGTGCTGGCGCTGCACGCGGCGGCGGTGCTGCCGCGCGGCTCCGTCCTGGTGGTCGTCGGCGACATCGAGCCGGACGCCGCCGTGCGGGCGGTCGAGGGCGCGCTCGGCGGGTGGACCGGCGAGGGCACCGCGGTGTCGCTGTCGCCGCTGCCCGAGGTGCGCGGCGGGGACGTCCTGCTGGTGCACCGGGCCGGTGCGGTCCAGTCGCAGATCCGGCTGGCCGGGCGCGGGCTGGTGCGCACCGACCCGCGGTACCCGGCGTTGCAGGTCGCGAACCTGGTGTTCGGCGGGTTCTTCTCCTCGCGACTGGTGGAGAACATCCGCGAGGACAAGGGCTACACCTACAGCGCGCGGTCGCACCCGGAGTTCACGCCGGAGGGCGCGGCGATCCTGGTCGACGCGGACACGGCGAGCGAGGTGACCGCGGCCGCGCTGCTGGAGACCCGCTACGAGCTGGGCCGGCTGGGCCTGGTGCCGCCGTCGGAGTCCGAGGTGGACACCGCTCGGCGGTACGCGATCGGGTCGCTGCTGACCGCGACCTCGTCGCAGGGCGGGCTGGCGTCGTTCCTGGTGAACCTCGCCGCGCTGGGCCTGGACATCGAGTGGTTCGCCGGGCACCCCGCGCGGTTGGCCGCGGTCACCGTGGAACAGGTCGCGGCGGCGGCGCTGGAGTTCTTCGCGCCGAGCGCGTTCACCGGGGTCCTGGTGGGTGACGCGGAGCTGCTCGCGCCGCAGCTGCGGTCGTTGGGCGGGGTCAGCCTGCCGTGA
- the nudC gene encoding NAD(+) diphosphatase, whose product MSFELVELPALSRFTVDRQEPLRGDAERLLQMWPKARVITVDAHGRTLVADRASRLVDRPATEFGDEPPEGAVLLGEQDGVAYWAVLLAEAEAEGGPAAPAGRAWFGADLTDEPQWLDLRACGALLDDTGAGLFTSAVALFNWHRTAKFCAVCGGGKQAVKAGWVRVCSQCGREEYPRTDAAVICLVHDGADQVLLARGEGWPEGRYSVLAGFVEAGESLEACVAREIAEEVGVAVSAIGYLGSQPWPFPRSLMVGFQAVGDPGEPLRLADGEIAQAKWVTRAEVRQALAVPGSVPDLLLAPGASIAYRMIQSWAAVGD is encoded by the coding sequence GTGAGCTTCGAGCTGGTGGAGCTGCCGGCGCTGTCACGGTTCACGGTGGACCGGCAGGAGCCGTTGCGCGGTGACGCGGAGCGGCTCCTGCAGATGTGGCCCAAGGCTCGGGTCATCACGGTCGACGCCCACGGGCGGACGCTGGTGGCCGATCGGGCGTCGCGCCTGGTCGACCGGCCCGCCACCGAGTTCGGCGACGAGCCGCCCGAGGGCGCGGTCCTGCTCGGCGAGCAGGACGGCGTCGCGTACTGGGCGGTGCTGCTCGCCGAGGCCGAAGCCGAGGGCGGCCCGGCCGCGCCGGCCGGGCGGGCCTGGTTCGGCGCGGATTTGACCGACGAGCCGCAGTGGCTGGACCTGCGGGCGTGCGGGGCGTTGTTGGACGACACCGGCGCGGGGCTGTTCACGTCGGCGGTGGCGTTGTTCAACTGGCACCGGACGGCGAAGTTCTGCGCGGTGTGCGGTGGCGGCAAGCAGGCTGTCAAGGCCGGGTGGGTGCGGGTGTGCTCGCAGTGCGGGCGCGAGGAGTACCCGCGCACCGATGCCGCGGTGATCTGCCTGGTGCACGACGGCGCCGACCAGGTGCTGCTCGCGCGCGGCGAGGGGTGGCCCGAGGGGCGGTACTCGGTGCTGGCCGGGTTCGTGGAGGCGGGCGAGTCGTTGGAGGCCTGCGTCGCTCGGGAGATCGCCGAGGAGGTGGGCGTCGCGGTGTCCGCCATCGGCTACCTGGGCAGCCAGCCGTGGCCGTTCCCCCGCTCGCTGATGGTCGGGTTCCAGGCGGTCGGGGATCCGGGCGAGCCGTTGCGGTTGGCCGACGGGGAGATCGCGCAGGCGAAGTGGGTCACGCGGGCCGAGGTGCGGCAGGCGCTGGCGGTGCCGGGCAGCGTGCCCGATCTGCTGCTCGCGCCGGGGGCGTCGATCGCGTACCGGATGATCCAGTCCTGGGCGGCGGTCGGCGACTAG
- a CDS encoding NmrA/HSCARG family protein — protein sequence MELILVTGATGAQGGALARLLLDRGHPVRALTRNPESPAAHQLRAAGAEIAPGDFDDPTSLKQALTGVRSLFAVTTPFGTDTETEVRQGIALLDAAHEVDHIVFTSASNADRSTGIPHFDSKQRIEDHLTAGDVRWTILGPAAFIDDKFGEWTLSGLRRGMLGMPMPSDRELHVVAVRDIAAVAALALEQPTRFTGTRLDLAGEAITPHRMAQVLTAAIGRRIDHRRTPMDIVERHSADLAAMFRYFTEVDTDIDLPRLHAALPEITWHTYAEIAAATPWSELL from the coding sequence ATGGAACTGATCCTGGTGACCGGCGCGACCGGAGCCCAAGGCGGCGCGCTCGCCCGCCTCCTCCTCGACCGCGGCCACCCCGTCCGCGCCCTCACCCGCAACCCGGAAAGCCCCGCCGCGCACCAGCTCCGAGCCGCCGGAGCCGAGATCGCGCCCGGCGACTTCGACGACCCGACCTCCCTCAAACAAGCCCTGACCGGCGTCCGCTCCCTGTTCGCGGTGACCACCCCGTTCGGCACCGACACCGAAACCGAGGTCCGCCAAGGCATCGCCCTGCTGGACGCGGCCCACGAGGTGGACCACATCGTGTTCACCTCGGCGTCGAACGCCGACCGCTCCACCGGCATCCCGCACTTCGACAGCAAGCAGCGCATCGAGGACCACCTGACCGCCGGCGACGTCCGGTGGACGATCCTCGGCCCGGCCGCGTTCATCGATGACAAGTTCGGCGAGTGGACCCTCTCCGGCCTGCGGCGCGGCATGCTCGGCATGCCCATGCCGAGCGACCGCGAACTGCACGTGGTCGCCGTGCGCGACATCGCCGCGGTGGCCGCACTCGCGCTGGAACAGCCGACCCGCTTCACCGGCACCCGCCTGGACCTGGCCGGCGAAGCCATCACCCCGCACCGGATGGCGCAGGTCCTCACCGCCGCGATCGGCCGGCGGATCGACCACCGCCGCACGCCGATGGACATCGTGGAACGCCACTCGGCCGACCTGGCGGCGATGTTCCGCTACTTCACCGAGGTCGACACCGACATCGACCTGCCCCGCCTGCACGCGGCCCTGCCGGAGATCACCTGGCACACCTACGCCGAGATCGCCGCCGCCACGCCCTGGTCCGAACTCCTCTGA
- a CDS encoding MarR family winged helix-turn-helix transcriptional regulator: MNRDEPSDEMLAWLYTQQGVDAVRVAMSGRVEASAGCSLLEHEALYRIDMGGRLPMSELSELLAVSPSGVTRLVERLVRRGWVERSQPPDNRRVVYAALTDEGRHVLHDTTAPTYRAAVAEEFAGPLNDRDVADLKRIGRKLLEAHGKWDAQRFAT; this comes from the coding sequence GTGAACCGGGACGAGCCGAGCGACGAGATGCTGGCGTGGCTCTACACGCAGCAGGGTGTGGACGCGGTGCGCGTCGCCATGAGCGGGCGGGTCGAGGCGTCGGCCGGGTGCTCGCTGCTGGAGCACGAGGCGCTCTACCGGATCGACATGGGCGGGCGGCTGCCGATGTCCGAGCTGTCCGAACTCCTCGCGGTGAGCCCGAGTGGGGTGACGCGCCTGGTGGAACGGCTCGTCCGGCGCGGCTGGGTGGAGCGGTCGCAGCCGCCGGACAACCGGCGGGTGGTCTACGCGGCGCTCACCGACGAGGGCCGGCACGTCCTCCACGACACCACCGCGCCCACCTACCGCGCCGCCGTTGCCGAGGAGTTCGCCGGGCCGTTGAACGACCGGGACGTCGCCGACCTCAAGCGGATCGGGCGGAAGTTGTTGGAGGCGCACGGGAAGTGGGACGCGCAGCGGTTCGCGACCTGA
- a CDS encoding ROK family transcriptional regulator, whose protein sequence is MQRRLTVRDLRAGNRARVLRTLYFDQPRSRQELAVATGLSQASVSTVVGELLAEGLVVEAGQVESDGGRPRVLLRVNPGFAAVVGVDVGETHVLVEVFDLTLERLAESRSPVPAGGCSPDEVARLVLAGLDRCLAASGVTDVLGVGVGVPGLVEDGLVYAQTVGWHAAPLERLLRAGTGLPLFLDNGANTLGQAESWFGAGRGVPDVVVALIGSGVGASVILGGVPYRGASGGAGEWGHTTVALDGRPCRCGAAGCLEAYLGAAGIVQRYRELDPSVPDDEEAALRALVADDSTGAAAILAATARFAGLGIGNLINLVNPAAVVLGGWAGLVLGERLLGPIRREAARHALHRPFEQVSIGLCELGPESVALGAATLPVAALLESGGVRRRTG, encoded by the coding sequence GTGCAGCGCAGGCTGACCGTGCGGGACCTGCGAGCCGGCAACCGGGCGCGAGTGTTGCGCACGCTGTACTTCGACCAGCCGCGCAGCCGGCAGGAGTTGGCCGTCGCGACCGGGCTCAGCCAGGCGTCGGTGAGCACCGTCGTCGGCGAGTTGCTCGCCGAGGGGCTCGTGGTCGAGGCCGGGCAGGTCGAGTCCGACGGTGGACGGCCGCGCGTGCTGCTGCGGGTGAACCCCGGGTTCGCCGCGGTGGTCGGGGTGGACGTCGGCGAGACGCACGTGCTGGTCGAGGTGTTCGACCTGACGCTGGAGCGGCTGGCCGAGTCGAGGTCGCCGGTGCCGGCCGGCGGGTGTTCGCCCGACGAGGTCGCGCGGCTCGTGCTCGCCGGGCTGGACCGGTGCCTGGCCGCGTCCGGGGTGACCGACGTGCTCGGGGTCGGCGTCGGGGTGCCGGGGCTGGTCGAGGACGGGCTGGTCTACGCGCAGACCGTCGGCTGGCACGCGGCCCCGCTGGAACGGCTGCTGCGCGCCGGCACCGGGCTGCCGCTGTTCCTGGACAACGGGGCCAACACGCTCGGGCAGGCCGAGTCGTGGTTCGGGGCCGGGCGGGGCGTGCCGGACGTCGTGGTCGCGCTGATCGGCTCCGGGGTGGGTGCGAGCGTGATCCTGGGCGGAGTGCCGTACCGGGGCGCGTCGGGTGGTGCGGGGGAGTGGGGGCACACGACCGTCGCGCTCGACGGGCGGCCGTGCCGCTGCGGAGCCGCCGGGTGTCTGGAGGCGTATCTCGGTGCGGCCGGAATCGTGCAGCGGTACCGGGAACTCGACCCGTCCGTGCCGGACGACGAGGAGGCCGCGTTGCGTGCGCTGGTGGCGGACGATTCGACTGGCGCGGCGGCGATTCTGGCGGCGACCGCGCGGTTCGCCGGGTTGGGGATCGGCAACTTGATCAACCTGGTCAACCCGGCCGCGGTGGTGCTCGGCGGGTGGGCCGGGCTGGTGCTCGGCGAGCGGCTGCTCGGCCCGATCCGGCGGGAAGCGGCGCGGCACGCGTTGCACCGGCCGTTCGAGCAGGTGTCGATCGGGCTGTGCGAACTCGGCCCCGAGTCGGTCGCGCTCGGGGCCGCCACGCTGCCGGTGGCCGCGTTGCTGGAGTCCGGCGGGGTGCGCCGCCGGACCGGGTAG